The Rhizoctonia solani chromosome 4, complete sequence genome contains a region encoding:
- a CDS encoding galactose mutarotase-like protein — protein MRAFWVGAVLTGFAASARAQASHTDPFKEYTIAASDGSIKAKFIGSGASLSELWVKDKYGRFRDVVLGYDNTTLWQTDPGHPFLNSIIGRYANRIKNGTFSIPISKNPDPNSPNTYHIFRNGPDDAFAAHGGEIGWDRRNWTLVSSTPSSLTFQHFDPADEGFPGDVTAKVVYRLSPGGKYDAVVTATATQKTPIMVTTHVYWNLDAFQETSNIFNHSLRIGSSKYIQGDIYLIPTGNLTSVQGTALDFRKERSLGSKWNESIGYGGCPDCYGYDTPYIHDKPESKTPNLSLYSPNSGIRLDVTTNQPVVQVYTGNWLAMPRKKVHGGPSLQYEKFSAVAIEPEGYVDAINNPAWGVDQICE, from the exons ATGCGAGCTTTCTGGGTCGGTGCTGTATTAACTGGCTTTGCCGCAAGTGCGAGAGCACAGGCGTCTCACACGGAT CCATTCAAAGAGTATACCATCGCTGCTTCCGATGGCTCCATAAAGGCAAAGTTTATTGGAAGTGGAGCCTCGTTGAGCGAACTCTGGGTCAAAGACAAGTATGGCCGCTTCCGGGATGTTGTTCTTGGCTATGATAATACG ACTTTGTGGCAGACAGACCCGGGCCACCCTTTCCTCAATTCTATTATAGGGCGTTACGCCAATCGTATAAAGAATG GTACCTTTAGCATCCCAATATCGAAAAATCCCGACCCAAATTCTCCTAACACTTA CCATATATTTAGGAACGGACCAGACG ATGCATTTGCTGCACATGGTGGAGAAATCGGATGGGACCGTCGTAACTGGACACTTGTCAGCTCAACCCCGAGCAGCCTgaccttccaacacttcgaCCCAGCCGATGAAGGATTCCCAGGAGATGTGACGGCCAAG GTCGTCTATAGATTATCTCCAGGCGGCAAGTACGATGCTGTTGTGACTGCCACAGCGACCCAGAAAACGCCGATTATGGTGACGACACATGTGTATTG GAATTTGGATGCATTTCAAGAAACGtccaatattttcaatcacagcCTGCGAATAGGCTCATCTAAGTATATTCAAGGAGACATATATCTCATACCCACTGGGAACCTTACTTCAGTCCAAGGAACCGCGCTAGACTTCCGCAAGGAGCGAAGCCTTG GTTCCAAATGGAACGAGTCCATTGGATACGGTGGTTGTCCAG ATTGTTACGGCTACGATACTCCTTATAT ACACGATAAGCCGGAAAGTAAGACCCCGAACCTATCCCTTTACAGCCCAAACTCAGGCATAAGGTTGGACGTAACTACAAACCAACCGGTGGTCCAAGTCTATACCGGGAATTGGCTTGCGATGCCACGGAAAAAGGTGCACGGTGGACCGAGCCTTCAGTACGAAAAGTTTTCGGCAGTTGCAATTGAGCCCGAGGGATATGTCGATGCGATTAACAATCCGGCTTGGGGGGTGGATCAGATCTGTGAGTGA
- a CDS encoding 2-oxoglutarate dehydrogenase E2 component (dihydrolipoamide succinyltransferase) codes for MLSLFRPVSLCRHGHRLRSLHCSAALFAKRKSLKTFHLADIGEGITECEVLKWSVKPQSPIGSFDPLCEVQSDKASVEITSPFDGVVKELLVQEGHIAKVGEGLCVIEVEEDADSASSGDEPVSAPSSTPDTTLQTKTTSATEGSYTPPSPTRRHHPLDPARPAEALSAATVRRDEKHKGFEKGGNQALATPSVRHYARSQGIADLDALMPGSGRGGRIERADIDGYLKRSQKSETSAATPAKKDLGQDVVIEMGRTRWGMWKSMTKSLEIPLFGYSATLDLTALNDMLPVLNAHIPREYCPPPPAAEHPPSISPDSIFSGAPEAKQVLMASSDPAIHFKRMTMLPLLLKTLSLAMMEWPVMRTHINPTTEPSAKPNLTVRPSADISIGLSTPTGLYTPTLVGLNTHSPYVIAGSLARLAYLGRQTPSGLTPADMPKRGGTLTVSNVGAIGAGKWAVPRLVQGGGVAIVAIGRAEWVVKPSGEKRLEVGVSWSADHRIVEGAELAAFVESWRSWVENPARLVGVGR; via the exons ATGCTCTCGTTATTTCGCCCGGTTTCCTTGTGCCGTCACGGACATCGACTACGGTCGCTACACTGTAGTGCTGCATTGTTTGCAAAGAGGAAATCACTGAAGACGTTCCATTTGGCGGACATTGGCGAAGGAATCACTG AGTGCGAGGTTCTGAAATG GTCCGTCAAACCTCAGAGTCCTATAGGATCATTCGACCCATTGTGTGAGGTCCAATCCGATAAAGCAAGTGTAGAAATTACCAGTCCGTTCGATGGGGTGGTCAAGGAGCTTCTGGTTCAAGAGGGTCACATTGCTAAAGTCGGAGAAGGCCTTTGTGTAATTGAAGTAGAAGAAGACGCTGATTCGGCATCGAGCGGTGATGAGCCTGTTTCGGCGCCTTCTTCCACCCCAGATACAACCTTGCAAACAAAGACGACTTCTGCAACCGAGGGGTCGTACACACCGCCGTCTCCTACACGAAGACACCACCCATTGGACCCTGCTCGTCCTGCTGAGGCGCTTTCAGCAGCGACGGTCCGACGTGATGAAAAGCATAAGGGCTTTGAAAAAGGTGGTAATCAAGCACTGGCCACTCCTTCGGTCAGGCATTACGCCCGCTCTCAAGGCATTGCGGATTTGGATGCTCTGATGCCGGGATCTGGCCGAGGGGGGCGGATTGAACGAGCCGACATTGATGGCTATCTCAAACGGTCTCAGAAGAGCGAAACTTCTGCAGCTACTCCTGCGAAGAAGGATCTTGGACAGGATGTGGTTATTGAGATGGGCAGAACAAGATGGGGAATGTGGAAGAGCATGACCAAG AGCCTAGAAATACCTCTCTTCGG ATACTCGGCAACATTGGACCTTACAGCTTTGAATGACATGCTACCCGTCTTAAACGCCCACATTCCCCGGGAGTATtgcccgcctccacctgcGGCTGAGCATCCTCCATCCATATCGCCTGATTCCATATTCTCTGGCGCCCCAGAAGCTAAGCAGGTGTTAATGGCGTCATCAGACCCCGCGATACACTTCAAGAGAATGACTATGCTTCCCCTTCTACTGAAAACGCTCTCTCTCGCAATGATGGAATGGCCTGTCATGCGCACTCACATTAACCCAACTACTGAGCCATCGGCAAAACCCAACCTGACTGTCCGACCATCGGCGGACATCAGTATTGGGCTCTCAACACCTACTGGCTTGTATACTCCAACTCTTGTCGGACTGAATACTCACTCCCCCTATGTCATCGCTGGATCGTTGGCCCGCCTTGCCTACCTCGGACGGCAAACGCCATCAGGTCTAACCCCCGCTGATATGCCCAAACGAGGCGGAACTTTGACGGTGTCCAACGTTGGAGCGATCGGAGCGGGCAAGTGGGCTGTACCGAGACTTGTGCAAGGAGGCGGGGTTGCGATTGTTGCAATAGGGAGGGCAGAGTGGGTTGTCAAGCCTAGTGGAGAGAAGAGACTCGAGGTTGGTGTCAGCTGGAGTGCGGATCATCGGATTGTCGAAGGGGCAGAGCTCGCGGCGTTTGTTGAGAGCTGGAGATCTTGGGTAGAGAACCCAGCAAGACTAGTTGGAGTTGGCCGGTAA
- a CDS encoding ubiquinol-cytochrome C reductase UQCRX/QCR9-like protein, whose amino-acid sequence MGLASGFYNAIARRNSVFATTIFASAFAFSIGFDQAINAYWENRNKGKLWKDIRSRYVEQDSDE is encoded by the exons ATGGGT CTCGCTTCTGGTTTCTACAACGCTATTGCTCGACGCAACAGTGTCTTTGCGACAACCATCTTTGCCAGTGCATTTGCCTTTAGCATTGGCTTTGATCAGGCTATCAACGCGTATTGGGAAAACCGTAACAAGGGG AAACTATGGAAGGACATCCGCTCTAGATATGTTGAGCAAGACTCTGACGAATAG
- a CDS encoding CHAT domain protein, giving the protein MHRRADKKAKDKLRDILGSILYENRNSESATLNTSPGVATRIRAVNWCTKTITQWILRPLLLRSGAHRILFGLWNKQIIQFRRSGRAVDIEKAVNYATHALALTPDTHPDLSSRYVALGVSYTSRYGHTSKLSDLEKSIECDSRALELTPNNHPDLPSRHAALGLSYAHRYRRLGDLADLEKSAGCNSRALALTPENHPDLPDRHAAPGVSYADRYKRLGDLADLAAAIESKSCALKLTPKGHPRLQDRHAALGVSYTDRYQRLGELADLEKSIEYDSRALELTPDHHPHLPGRYAGLGISYRNRYQRLGELADLEKSIESKSRALKLTPDGHPDLADRHATLGISYTDRYKHLGKVTDLENSIECHSHALANTPDRHPRLSDRHAALGMSYTDRYQRLGEIADLEKSIESKSRAFELTPESHPDSPDRYAALGVSYTDRYRRLGKLADLEKSIEYRSHALARTPDRHPRLPERHAALGMAYTDRYQHLGELADLEKSIESKYRALKLTPDSHPSLSDRHATLGVSYNDRYNRLGELSDLEQATEYFSRALKLTPGAHPDFSVRHDSWALSCFLQYQRTHNTSHLDASLSSFRKASQLSNGPPRDVFRSALRWANLASHHSHLNPIEAFRATIDLLPHYISLGATTTQRYYDLSSTQNLAVRAASAAILSSQYALALEWLEHARCVVWSQSLMLRSPVDILYDSHRDLATEFRSVARQLHHANSQSSSTHLATDTPEHRHRLARVYNDLVAQVRKLEGFEDFLLPIKANELVKVARNGPIVVINCEVTRCDALIVTPGSGNVTHVPLPGFTAAKAQYIHFEMTKSIRNRRPNERSVQRRPAPVEQIEFMQVLADLWYDIVKPVLDFLGYTHKDDIVSDNIPHVTWCPTGALSFLPLHAAGDYDGSRSRVFDYVISSYTPTLTALLSSSPSTIGPNSQMVVVGQEDTPGHQELPGTTKELEGVLNHIQGRMGHSKLLGSQATVTAVLDAMEKHDWVHLACHAHQNVHDPTESGFFLHDGTLDLASINQRSLKNKGMAFLSACQTATGDEQLPDEAIHLASGMLTAGYSSVIATMWSVYDDDAADVADRVYAQLMKDGRIGNGEAGKALHNAVGELRDRVGEKEFSHWVPYIHIGS; this is encoded by the exons ATGCACAGAAGGGCTGATAAAAAAGCAAAGGACAAACTCAGAGACATACTTGGGAGTATCCTATATGAAAACAGAAATAGCGAAAGCGCAACATTAAATACCAGCCCGGGTGTAGCTACACGAATACGAGCGGTCAATTGGTGCACCAAGACAATTACACAATGGATTCTTCGTCCACTTCTGCTCAGGTCCGGAGCCCATAGGATCCTGTTCGGGCTATGGAACAAGCAAATTATTCAATTTCGACGCTCAGGTCGAGCGGTTGACATAGAGAAAGCAGTGAACTATGCGACCCATGCACTGGCACTCACTCCCGACACTCACCCTGACTTGTCAAGTCGGTATGTTGCGCTAGGGGTGTCATACACCAGTCGATATGGGCACACCAGCAAGCTTTCCGACCTCGAGAAGTCAATCGAATGTGATTCTCGCGCACTCGAACTCACTCCCAACAACCATCCCGACTTGCCATCGCGACATGCTGCGCTAGGCCTGTCATACGCCCATCGGTACAGGCGCCTTGGTGACCTCGCTGACCTAGAGAAGTCAGCCGGATGCAACTCCCGCGCGCTAGCACTCACTCCCGAAAACCATCCCGacttgccagaccgacatgcTGCGCCGGGCGTGTCATACGCCGATCGATACAAGCGTCTTGGTGACCTCGCTGACCTCGCGGCGGCAATCGAATCCAAGTCCTGCGCACTCAAACTCACCCCCAAAGGTCACCCTCGTTTGCAAGACCGCCATGCTGCGCTAGGtgtgtcatacaccgatcgatacCAACGGCTAGGAGAGCTCGCTGACCTTGAGAAGTCAATCGAGTATGACTCTCGCGCACTAGAACTTACCCCTGACCACCACCCTCACTTGCCAGGCCGGTATGCTGGCCTAGGCATCTCATACAGAAATCGGTATCAACGCCTTGGAGAGCTTGCTGATCTTGAGAAGTCAATCGAGTCCAAGTCTCGTGCACTCAaactcactcctgacggTCACCCCGATTTGGCAGACAGACATGCTACGCTGGGCATatcatacaccgatcgatacAAGCATCTTGGCAAGGTCACTGATCTTGAAAATTCAATTGAATGCCACTCTCATGCGCTTGCAAACACTCCTGACCGTCACCCTCGCCTGTCCGACCGGCATGCTGCGCTGGGGATGTCATACACAGATCGATATCAACGCCTTGGGGAGATCGCTGACCTCGAGAAGTCAATCGAATCCAAGTCTCGTGCATTCGAACTCACTCCTGAAAGCCATCCTGATTCGCCAGACCGATATGCTGCACTGGGggtgtcatacaccgatcgatacAGACGCCTTGGAAAGCTCGCTGATCTCGAAAAGTCGATTGAATACCGCTCTCATGCACTTGCACGCACTCCTGACCGTCACCCTCGCTTGCCAGAACGACACGCTGCACTGGGCATGGCATATACCGATCGATACCAACACCTCGGCGAGCTTGCTGACCTCGAGAAGTCAATCGAATCCAAGTATCGTGCACTCAAACTCACTCCCGACAGCCACCCAAGCTTGTCAGACCGCCATGCTACGCTGGGCGTATCATATAATGATAGATACAATCGTCTCGGCGAGCTTAGTGACCTCGAGCAAGCAACGGAATACTTCTCTCGTGCACTTAAACTCACTCCCGGGGCTCACCCAGACTTCTCTGTCAGGCACGACAGTTGGGCCTTATCTTGCTTTCTCCAATATCAGAGAACTCACAATACTTCCCATTTGGATGCCTCACTTTCCTCCTTCCGCAAAGCTTCCCAGTTGTCCAATGGGCCACCACGCGATGTGTTTCGAAGCGCCCTACGTTGGGCAAATCTTGCCTCTCATCATAGCCACTTAAACCCTATCGAGGCATTCCGCGCCACAATCGACCTTCTTCCCCACTACATCTCGCTTGGCGCTACCACCACTCAGCGGTACTACGATCTATCGTCAACCCAAAACTTGGCCGTACGGGCCGCCTCTGCTGCCATTTTGTCGTCTCAATATGCTCTGGCACTCGAATGGCTCGAACACGCACGATGTGTGGTCTGGAGCCAGAGCCTTATGCTTCGGTCTCCTGTGGACATACTTTATGACTCCCATCGAGACCTTGCTACTGAGTTTCGTTCGGTTGCTCGACAACTTCATCACGCCAACTCGCAATCCTCATCAACCCACTTAGCCACTGATACCCCGGAGCATCGCCATCGTCTGGCCAGGGTGTACAATGATCTGGTAGCCCAAGTACGTAAACTAGAAGGTTTCGAGGACTTTCTTCTGCCAATAAAAGCCAATGAGCTGGTCAAGGTCGCTCGAAACGGGCCGATTGTAGTCATCAATTGTGAAGTGACTCGTTGCGATGCCCTGATTGTGACGCCTGGCAGTGGCAATGTTACTCACGTTCCTCTCCCTGGCTTTACTGCCGCGAAAGCTCAGTATATTCATTTCGAGATGACAAAATCGATCAGGAACAGAAGACCAAACGAGCGTAGCGTCCAACGCCGACCGGCGCCTGTTGAACAAATCGAATTTATGCAAGTACTTGCAGATCTTTGGTACGACATCGTGAAGCCAGTGctagattttcttggttatACG cataaagatgacATAGTGTCCGATAATATACCCCATGTAACCTGGTGCCCGACTGGTGCACTATCGTTCCTGCCCCTACATGCTGCTGGAGATTACGACGGGTCTCGATCGAGAGTCTTCGACTATGTAATATCATCCTACACTCCTACACTTACTGCTCTTCTCTCTTCCTCTCCTAGCACTATAGGCCCTAATTCTCAAATGGTCGTGGTTGGTCAAGAAGATACACCAGGGCATCAGGAGCTGCCCGGAACTACGAAGGAGCTCGAAGGCGTCCTGAACCATATACAAGGCAGAATGGGACACTCAAAACTTCTGGGAAGTCAGGCGACTGTTACTGCCGTGCTCGACGCGATGGAGAAACACGACTGGGTACACCTTGCTTGCCATGCTCACCAGAACGTCCATGATCCAACCGAGAGCGGGTTCTTCCTGCACGATGGTACCTTGGACCTTGCGTCCATCAACCAGCGGTCCCTGAAGAACAAAGGCATGGCCTTCCTCTCGGCTTGTCAGACCGCGACAGGCGACGAGCAGCTGCCTGACGAAGCGATACACCTTGCATCTGGTATGCTGACGGCTGGGTACTCGAGCGTGATTGCAACGATGTGGTCGGTGTATGACGATGATGCAGCGGATGTAGCTGATAGGGTATATGCACAGCTGATGAAAGATGGAAGGATTGGTAATGGAGAAGCAGGGAAAGCGCTACACAATGCAGTTGGAGAGCTGCGAGACAGAGTCGGAGAGAAAGAATTTAGTCACTGGGTGCCTTACATCCATATAGGCTCGTAG
- a CDS encoding galactose mutarotase-like protein produces the protein MRVFWISAVLTSFGAGARAQASHTDPFKEYTIAASDGSIKAKFIGSGASLSELWVKDKYGRFRDVVLGYDNTTLWQTDPGHPVLNSVVGRYANRIKNGTFSVPISKNPDPNSPNTYHIFRNGPDSAYTLHGGEIGWDRRNWTLVSSTPSSLTFQHFDPADEGFPGDVTAKVVYRLSPGGKYDAVVTATATQKTPIMVTTHVYWNLDAFQETSNIFNHSLRIDSSKYIQGNMYLIPTGNLTSVQGTALDFRKERSLGSQWDKSIGYGGCSDCYGYDTPYIYDKPESKTPNLSLYSPNSGIRLDVTTNQPVVQVYTGNWLAMPRKKVHGGPSLQYEKFSAVAIEPEGYVDAINNPAWGVDQIYYPGRDFKWATTYQFSVQK, from the exons ATGCGAGTTTTCTGGATCAGCGCTGTCCTAACTAGTTTTGGCGCAGGTGCGAGAGCACAAGCGTCTCACACGGAT CCATTCAAAGAGTATACCATCGCTGCTTCCGATGGCTCCATAAAGGCAAAGTTTATTGGCAGTGGAGCCTCGTTGAGCGAACTCTGGGTCAAAGACAAGTATGGCCGCTTCCGGGATGTTGTTCTCGGCTACGATAATACG ACTTTGTGGCAGACAGACCCGGGCCACCCTGTCCTCAACTCTGTTGTTGGGCGTTATGCTAATCGTATAAAGAACG GTACCTTCAGCGTCCCAATATCAAAAAATCCCGACCCAAATTCTCCTAACACTTA CCATATATTTAGGAACGGACCAGATA GTGCATACACTCTACATGGTGGAGAAATCGGATGGGACCGTCGTAACTGGACACTTGTCAGCTCAACCCCGAGTAGCCTgaccttccaacacttcgaCCCAGCCGATGAAGGATTCCCAGGAGATGTGACGGCCAAG GTCGTCTATAGATTATCTCCAGGCGGCAAGTACGATGCTGTTGTCACTGCCACAGCGACCCAGAAAACGCCGATTATGGTGACGACACATGTATATTG GAATTTGGATGCATTCCAGGAAACAtccaatattttcaatcacagcCTGCGAATAGACTCGTCCAAGTATATTCAAGGAAACATGTATCTCATACCCACTGGGAACCTTACTTCAGTCCAAGGAACCGCGCTAGACTTCCGCAAGGAGCGAAGCCTTG GTTCCCAATGGGACAAGTCTATTGGATACGGTGGCTGTTCAG ATTGTTATGGCTACGACACTCCTTATAT ATACGATAAGCCGGAAAGCAAGACTCCGAACCTATCTCTTTACAGCCCAAACTCCGGGATAAGGTTGGATGTGACTACAAACCAACCGGTGGTCCAAGTCTATACCGGGAATTGGCTTGCGATGCCACGGAAAAAGGTGCACGGCGGACCGAGCCTTCAATACGAGAAGTTTTCGGCAGTTGCAATTGAACCTGAGGGATATGTCGATGCGATTAACAATCCGGCTTGGGGGGTGGATCAGATCT ACTACCCGGGCAGAGACTTTAAATGGGCGACGACGTACCAGTTCTCTGTCCAGAAGTGA